In Dermacentor variabilis isolate Ectoservices chromosome 11, ASM5094787v1, whole genome shotgun sequence, one genomic interval encodes:
- the LOC142564699 gene encoding THAP domain-containing protein 3-like: MPRTYCVVDFCETYSGLGITMHRFPHDILHWQKWTEFVRATGRLEWTPLKHSRICSLHFERACYKENPLDFTQSNFPSRLRKLKPGAVPTIHAALCPAPLPKRPRRQSCSDTELELAAPHRVSMDLKADYEINEAANASGQVKLDAQSQCFIEVCSKATQAALKATTKSVKLHASRTVKEVACQSDLELPDILLMEEMCQRCPTTLCSEPSMTYEDNTYDKT, from the exons ATGCCGCGTACATACTGCGTCGTAGACTTCTGCGAAACATATTCAGGGTTAGGTATAACTATGCATCGTTTTCCCCACGATATTCTTCACTGGCAGAAGTGGACCGAGTTCGTGCGCGCCACTGGACGCTTAGAGTGGACTCCGCTGAAACACAGCCGTATCTGCTCCCTTCATTTCGAGCGTGCGTGCTATAAAGAGAACCCGCTGGACTTTACGCAGTCCAATTTTCCATCAAGACTACGTAAGCTCAAGCCTGGTGCTGTGCCGACTATTCACGCCGCCTTGTGTCCTGCTCCATTGCCCAAGCGTCCTCGACGACAG TCGTGCTCGGACACGGAGCTTGAGCTAGCTGCCCCCCATCGCGTGTCGATGGACCTTAAAGCTGACTACGAGATAAACGAGGCCGCAAATGCATCAG GTCAAGTAAAGCTGGATGCACAATCCCAATGCTTCATTGAAGTTTGCTCCAAGGCCACTCAGGCGGCTCTGAAGGCTACAACAAAATCTGTAAAGTTGCATGCAAGCCGAACTGTCAAGGAAGTGG CATGCCAGAGTGATTTGGAATTGCCTGACATCCTGTTGATGGAGGAAATGTGTCAGCGGTGTCCTACAACTTTATGTTCAGAGCCATCCATGACCTATGAAGACAACACTTATGACAAGACATGA
- the ND-ASHI gene encoding NADH:ubiquinone oxidoreductase subunit ASHI, protein MAALVGRSGRFGQIVQYQLKAPLIASCRSAHWNKDWCPKPAPQTEEEVRAAAKKYRMLPEDYKVRDQSEGLTWGDYPKIPTIPAGSRHPEEDYDFPYLRRNYGEPINIYMDAYSLERLDLQRERTPMWKQIAMFLGTVIGLWSLSNFFNRPQLKIGIDLGPPQRPNDGVVHYTFDPVE, encoded by the exons ATGGCCGCCCTTGTAGGTCGGTCCGGTCGTTTCGGGCAAATTGTACAGTACCAGCTAAAGGCTCCACTGATCGCATCATGCCGATCAGCCC aCTGGAACAAGGACTGGTGCCCCAAGCCGGCTCCACAGACGGAGGAAGAGGTGAGAGCGGCCGCCAAGAAGTACAGGATGCTGCCCGAGGACTACAAGGTGCGTGACCAGAGTGAGGGCCTCACCTGGGGCGACTACCCCAAGATTCCCACGATCCCGGCAGGAAGCAGGCACCCCGAGGAGGACTACGACTTTCCCTACTTGAGGCGGAATTACGGCGAGCCG ATTAACATCTACATGGATGCGTACAGCCTCGAAAGACTAGACTTGCAAAGGGAACGTACTCCAAT GTGGAAGCAGATAGCCATGTTTCTGGGCACAGTGATTGGCTTGTGGTCCCTCAGCAACTTCTTCAACCGCCCACAGTTAAAGATCGGTATAGACCTG GGTCCACCACAACGGCCAAACGATGGAGTCGTCCACTATACCTTTGATCCAGTGGAGTAG